From Methylopila sp. M107, a single genomic window includes:
- a CDS encoding SPOR domain-containing protein — translation MTRNQAMRRDDMVGGRNDDQGRYGRQDEWSDDGYELRPGYHHGRDDDGEQEYDPRAYAPNPEEPYGYDDDGNPIYYEPEPRKLKPGRNGLLMVGAVLAVALVGGAGAVGYKFMSPGGMSGEPPLIKAETEPVKSLPKSTGDETPAQNKAVYDRVDPTAGPKSKVVSREEEPVDLPSAPSGENRGSESSRIILPGGPAAAEPVAPGTNGSEPRKVKTVAIRPNEPAAPPPGPSRAEGEEASLASIDNPQRSPAPAPRPQPQPTPPAKSVVTAPVRPAQPAAPRPADPSQVAAVAPRAPAPAPTATTAPAGGGFVVQVTSQRSEADARAAYANLQKKFPGVLGPYKASIATATVADRGTYYRVRVGPFANGADASKVCGNLRSAGGECVVSRN, via the coding sequence ATGACGCGTAACCAGGCGATGAGGCGCGACGACATGGTCGGCGGCCGGAACGACGATCAGGGCCGTTATGGCCGCCAGGACGAATGGTCGGACGACGGCTACGAGCTGCGTCCGGGCTATCACCATGGCCGCGATGACGACGGCGAGCAGGAGTACGATCCGCGCGCCTACGCCCCGAACCCGGAAGAGCCGTACGGCTACGACGATGACGGCAACCCGATCTATTACGAGCCCGAGCCGCGCAAGCTGAAGCCGGGCCGCAACGGCCTGCTGATGGTGGGCGCGGTCCTCGCGGTCGCGCTGGTCGGCGGCGCGGGCGCTGTCGGCTACAAGTTCATGTCGCCCGGCGGAATGAGCGGCGAGCCGCCGCTCATCAAGGCCGAGACCGAGCCGGTCAAGTCGCTGCCGAAGTCGACCGGCGACGAGACGCCCGCCCAGAACAAGGCGGTCTACGATCGCGTCGACCCGACCGCGGGCCCGAAATCCAAGGTCGTGTCGCGCGAAGAGGAGCCGGTGGACCTGCCGTCCGCTCCCTCGGGCGAGAACCGCGGCTCGGAATCCTCGCGCATCATCCTGCCCGGCGGTCCTGCCGCGGCCGAGCCCGTCGCGCCGGGAACGAACGGCAGCGAGCCGCGCAAGGTGAAGACCGTCGCGATCCGCCCGAACGAACCCGCCGCCCCGCCGCCCGGCCCGTCGCGCGCCGAAGGCGAGGAGGCCTCGCTCGCCTCGATCGACAATCCTCAGCGCTCGCCGGCCCCCGCGCCGCGTCCGCAACCCCAGCCGACGCCTCCTGCGAAGAGCGTCGTCACGGCGCCGGTCCGCCCGGCCCAGCCGGCCGCGCCGCGGCCCGCCGATCCGTCGCAGGTCGCCGCCGTCGCGCCCCGCGCTCCGGCGCCGGCCCCGACCGCAACGACCGCGCCCGCCGGCGGCGGCTTCGTCGTCCAGGTGACGTCGCAGCGCAGCGAGGCCGACGCCCGCGCGGCCTACGCGAACCTGCAGAAGAAGTTCCCGGGCGTTCTCGGCCCCTACAAGGCCTCGATCGCGACCGCGACGGTCGCGGACCGCGGCACCTACTACCGGGTGCGGGTCGGGCCCTTCGCCAACGGCGCCGACGCCTCCAAGGTCTGCGGCAACCTCCGGTCCGCCGGCGGCGAATGCGTGGTCTCGCGCAACTGA
- the nagZ gene encoding beta-N-acetylhexosaminidase, translating to MAQNAFISGCKALVLSEDERGFFRDAEPWGLILFGRNIEGHEQIRALTADFRDAVGRADAPVLIDQEGGRVQRIRPPLCEPHPAAARYGALHAADPEAGVEAARLGAELLARELSALGITVDCLPVLDLPTDGMTQAIGDRAYADDADAVAALGRAVIEGALAGGVLPVVKHMPGHGRATVDSHYHLPRVSADRATLEASDFRPFKALNDAPLGMTGHIVFEAIDPDRPATLSPIVLAEIVRGHIGFDGLLMTDDLSMKALSGSVGASAAAAIAAGCDIALHCNGEMGEMLEVAAAAPRLEGRSAERAARALSLIGTAVAFDVAELAAKRDRLLAGAVA from the coding sequence ATGGCGCAGAACGCTTTCATCTCCGGCTGCAAGGCGCTTGTCCTCTCCGAGGACGAGCGCGGCTTCTTCCGTGACGCGGAACCCTGGGGCCTCATCCTGTTCGGCCGCAACATCGAGGGCCATGAGCAGATCCGGGCGCTCACGGCCGATTTCCGCGACGCCGTCGGCCGCGCCGACGCGCCCGTGCTGATCGACCAGGAGGGCGGCCGCGTCCAGCGCATCCGTCCGCCGCTCTGCGAGCCGCATCCCGCCGCCGCCCGCTATGGCGCGCTGCATGCGGCCGACCCCGAGGCCGGCGTCGAGGCGGCGCGGCTCGGGGCCGAACTGCTGGCGCGCGAGCTTTCCGCGCTCGGGATCACGGTGGACTGCCTGCCGGTGCTCGACCTGCCGACCGATGGGATGACACAGGCGATCGGCGACCGCGCCTATGCGGACGACGCCGACGCCGTCGCGGCTCTCGGACGCGCCGTGATCGAGGGCGCGCTCGCGGGCGGCGTTCTCCCGGTGGTCAAGCACATGCCGGGGCACGGCCGCGCGACCGTCGACAGCCACTATCACCTGCCGCGCGTCTCGGCCGACCGGGCGACGCTCGAGGCGAGCGACTTCCGCCCGTTCAAGGCGCTGAACGACGCGCCGCTCGGCATGACGGGCCATATCGTGTTCGAGGCGATCGATCCCGACCGGCCCGCGACCCTGTCGCCGATCGTGCTCGCCGAGATCGTGCGCGGCCATATCGGCTTCGACGGCCTGCTGATGACCGACGACCTCTCCATGAAGGCGCTTTCGGGGAGCGTCGGCGCATCCGCCGCGGCGGCGATCGCGGCCGGCTGCGACATCGCCTTGCATTGCAACGGCGAGATGGGCGAAATGCTGGAGGTCGCGGCGGCGGCGCCGCGGCTCGAGGGGCGCTCGGCCGAGCGCGCGGCGCGTGCGCTGTCGCTGATCGGAACGGCGGTCGCGTTCGACGTCGCGGAGCTCGCGGCGAAGCGCGACAGGCTCCTTGCTGGCGCGGTCGCCTGA
- a CDS encoding ScpA family protein, which yields MAEQGQDEDFGRGPSEAPALLLDLDGFEGPLDLLLDLARRQKVDLAKISILELAEQYLAFVEAARADQLDLAADYLVMAAWLAYLKSRLLVPDAPTEEDEVPAEIAAAALAFRLRRLEAMRKAGEALLDRPLLGRDALPRGEEPEEGGAQSPLWTATLYDLLTAYARQRVKTLVSEVRVARRPHWTLAEARSALERLVGRSADWSRLDGLLLRFMTPSMRASVLASGLGASLELAREGRLELRQERAFGPLFVRSGAPLALVSKDKP from the coding sequence TTGGCCGAACAGGGACAGGACGAAGACTTCGGCCGGGGCCCGAGCGAGGCGCCGGCGCTGCTGCTCGACCTCGACGGCTTCGAGGGTCCGCTCGACCTGCTGCTCGACCTCGCGCGTCGCCAGAAAGTCGATCTCGCGAAGATCTCCATCCTCGAACTCGCCGAGCAGTATCTCGCCTTCGTCGAGGCGGCGCGCGCCGACCAGCTCGATCTCGCCGCCGACTACCTCGTGATGGCCGCCTGGCTCGCTTACCTCAAGTCGCGCCTGCTGGTGCCCGACGCGCCGACCGAGGAGGACGAGGTCCCGGCCGAGATCGCGGCTGCGGCGCTGGCTTTCCGTTTGCGGCGGCTGGAAGCGATGCGCAAGGCGGGCGAGGCCCTGCTCGACCGTCCGCTGCTTGGCCGCGACGCGTTGCCTCGCGGCGAGGAGCCGGAGGAGGGGGGCGCGCAAAGCCCGCTCTGGACCGCGACGCTCTACGACCTGCTGACGGCTTACGCGCGGCAGCGCGTGAAAACGCTGGTGTCGGAGGTGAGGGTCGCGCGGCGCCCGCACTGGACGCTGGCCGAGGCCCGCTCGGCGCTGGAGCGGCTGGTCGGCCGGTCGGCCGACTGGTCGCGCCTCGACGGGCTGCTGCTGCGCTTCATGACGCCGTCGATGCGCGCCTCGGTGCTCGCCTCCGGTCTCGGCGCCTCGCTCGAGCTTGCGCGCGAGGGGCGGCTCGAGCTGCGCCAGGAGCGCGCCTTCGGGCCGCTGTTCGTGCGCTCCGGCGCGCCGCTCGCGCTCGTCTCGAAGGACAAGCCGTGA
- the scpB gene encoding SMC-Scp complex subunit ScpB has translation MTADDRARVPPHHLRIVEAVLFAASEPVDRKALAARLPVDADVGLILRALAEDYAARGVNLRRVGEAYAFRTAPDIAASLSEEAREPKKLSRAAVETLAIIAYHQPATRAEIEDIRGVATSRGTLETLLEAGFVRLRGRRKSPGRPVTFGTTAGFLDHFGLEQVSDLPGLAEMKAAGLLDARLPPGFDMAPPVDDEALAEDEEPLGDEDPFDRPE, from the coding sequence CTGACCGCGGACGACCGCGCCCGCGTTCCGCCGCATCACCTCAGGATCGTCGAGGCGGTGCTGTTCGCAGCGTCCGAGCCGGTCGACCGCAAGGCGCTCGCGGCGCGGCTGCCGGTCGACGCCGACGTCGGCCTCATCCTGCGCGCGCTCGCCGAGGACTACGCGGCGCGCGGGGTGAACCTGCGCCGGGTCGGCGAGGCCTACGCGTTTCGCACCGCGCCCGACATCGCGGCGTCGCTGAGCGAAGAGGCGCGGGAGCCGAAAAAACTGTCGCGCGCGGCGGTCGAGACGCTCGCCATCATCGCCTATCACCAGCCGGCGACGCGCGCCGAGATCGAGGACATCCGCGGCGTCGCGACCTCGCGGGGCACGCTCGAGACGCTTCTGGAGGCCGGTTTCGTCAGGCTGCGCGGCCGCCGCAAGTCGCCTGGCCGGCCCGTCACCTTCGGCACGACGGCGGGATTTCTGGACCATTTCGGGCTGGAGCAGGTCTCGGACCTGCCGGGTCTCGCCGAGATGAAGGCGGCGGGCCTGCTCGACGCCCGCCTGCCGCCCGGCTTCGACATGGCCCCGCCGGTCGACGACGAGGCGCTCGCCGAGGACGAGGAGCCGCTCGGCGACGAAGACCCGTTCGACAGGCCGGAATAG
- a CDS encoding twin-arginine translocase TatA/TatE family subunit translates to MSLSHWLIVAVLVMLLFGRGKISELMGDMAKGIKSFKKGMAEDDDVAEGMSQQRGPQTLEHRADQPVRPNVGSVDSQKS, encoded by the coding sequence ATGAGCCTCTCGCACTGGTTGATCGTCGCCGTGCTGGTGATGCTGCTGTTCGGCCGCGGCAAGATTTCCGAGCTGATGGGCGACATGGCCAAGGGCATCAAGAGCTTCAAGAAGGGCATGGCGGAAGACGACGACGTCGCGGAGGGCATGTCCCAGCAGCGCGGCCCGCAGACGCTCGAGCATCGCGCCGACCAGCCGGTCCGGCCGAACGTCGGCAGCGTGGACAGCCAGAAGTCCTGA
- the tatB gene encoding Sec-independent protein translocase protein TatB produces the protein MFDIAWSEFLVVAVVALVVVGPRDLPGLLRTVGKTVASLRRMAGEFQSQFNEAMREAELDDLKNEVTGLKDKASKLVGASPFQIARDELKNALTNTAKPAPSALAGEAPKPDGDAPAPSALAPVIEPTPEPPAPAAADFAPAPRQDAPVAAAKKPATARKPSVRTATNGKTAAAAKPKPAAKTAAKSPVAPKPRSKPKPPGASA, from the coding sequence ATGTTCGACATCGCCTGGTCTGAGTTTTTGGTCGTCGCGGTGGTCGCGCTCGTGGTCGTCGGACCGCGCGACCTGCCCGGGCTGTTGCGCACCGTCGGCAAGACGGTCGCGAGCCTGCGCCGCATGGCCGGCGAGTTCCAGAGCCAGTTCAACGAAGCGATGCGCGAGGCCGAGCTCGACGACCTCAAGAACGAGGTCACGGGCCTCAAGGACAAGGCCTCGAAGCTTGTCGGCGCGAGCCCGTTCCAGATCGCCCGCGACGAGCTGAAGAACGCGCTTACGAACACAGCGAAGCCCGCGCCGTCCGCGCTCGCCGGCGAAGCGCCGAAGCCCGACGGCGACGCGCCCGCGCCCTCCGCGCTCGCGCCCGTCATCGAGCCGACGCCCGAACCGCCCGCGCCCGCAGCCGCCGATTTCGCGCCTGCGCCAAGGCAGGACGCTCCCGTCGCGGCCGCAAAGAAGCCTGCGACTGCGCGAAAGCCTTCGGTCCGCACGGCCACGAACGGTAAGACGGCCGCGGCGGCGAAGCCTAAGCCCGCCGCGAAAACGGCCGCCAAATCGCCTGTCGCGCCGAAACCGCGCTCCAAGCCGAAGCCGCCCGGAGCGAGCGCGTGA
- the tatC gene encoding twin-arginine translocase subunit TatC: MTQADIDATKAPLIEHLIELRSRLIRSIIAFVIAFALCFAFAGTIFNILLVPYELAAGSAAAIRLQYTAPQEYFITQIKLAMFGAGFISFPIVANQIYKFVAPGLYKNERSAFLPYLIATPVLFILGAAFVYFAAMPLAMKFFLSMQQVGGDGRPSIELIARTSEYLSLIMTLIFAFGICFQTPVILTLLARAGFIDAAWLVAKRRYAIVVVFAVAAVLTPPDVISQIALAVPTLLLYEISIYVVKMIEKKKAEEEKSEEGSAEN, encoded by the coding sequence GTGACGCAGGCCGACATCGACGCCACCAAGGCGCCCCTGATCGAGCATCTGATCGAGCTTCGGTCTCGGCTGATCCGGTCGATCATCGCTTTCGTGATCGCCTTCGCGCTCTGCTTCGCCTTCGCGGGCACGATCTTCAACATCCTGCTCGTGCCTTACGAGCTCGCGGCCGGCTCGGCCGCCGCGATCCGGCTGCAATACACCGCGCCGCAGGAGTATTTCATCACGCAGATCAAGCTCGCCATGTTCGGCGCGGGCTTCATCTCGTTCCCGATCGTGGCGAACCAGATCTACAAGTTCGTGGCGCCCGGCCTCTACAAGAACGAGCGCTCCGCCTTCCTGCCCTACCTGATCGCGACGCCCGTGCTGTTCATCCTGGGCGCGGCCTTCGTCTATTTCGCCGCGATGCCGCTCGCGATGAAATTCTTCCTCTCGATGCAGCAGGTCGGCGGAGACGGGCGGCCCTCGATCGAGCTGATCGCGCGGACCAGCGAGTACCTCTCGCTGATCATGACGCTGATCTTCGCCTTCGGCATCTGCTTCCAGACGCCGGTGATTCTGACCCTTCTCGCCCGCGCGGGCTTCATCGACGCGGCCTGGCTTGTCGCCAAGCGCCGCTACGCGATCGTCGTGGTGTTCGCGGTTGCGGCGGTGCTGACGCCGCCCGACGTCATCAGCCAGATCGCGCTCGCTGTGCCGACGCTGCTGCTCTACGAAATCTCGATCTACGTCGTGAAGATGATCGAGAAGAAGAAGGCCGAGGAAGAGAAGTCGGAGGAGGGCTCGGCGGAGAACTGA
- the serS gene encoding serine--tRNA ligase translates to MHDIRLIRENPENFDRGLARRGLAPLAQALIEKDEKRREVIGRLQALQERRNAASKEVGQAKAQKDEARAAALIEEVGRLKQDVPAAEAEQKALEAELHAALSEIPNTPLADVPDGPDESGNVELHRFGEPREIHDPRAHYDLGEALGLIDFEAASRMSGARFAVLKGGVARLERALQSFMLDLHTTEHGYTEVAPPLLVRDEAMFGTAQLPKFREDQFRAGEEFWLIPTAEVSLTNLVRDQITPEEELPLRVTAGTPCFRAEAGAAGRDTRGLIRQHQFTKVELVSITTPEKSLEEHERMLSCAEEVLKRLELPFRTITLCTGDMGFASQKTYDIEVWLPAQNAYREISSCSVCGDFQARRMNARYRPAGDKGPRFVHTLNGSGVAVGRALVAVLENYQQPDGSIAVPAALKPYMGGLETIERV, encoded by the coding sequence ATGCACGACATCCGCCTGATCCGCGAAAATCCCGAAAACTTCGATCGCGGCCTCGCGCGGCGGGGGCTGGCGCCGCTGGCGCAGGCGCTGATCGAGAAGGACGAGAAGCGCCGCGAGGTGATCGGCCGGCTGCAGGCGCTGCAGGAGCGCCGCAACGCCGCCTCGAAGGAGGTCGGACAGGCCAAGGCGCAGAAGGACGAGGCGCGCGCGGCGGCGCTGATCGAGGAGGTCGGCCGGCTGAAGCAGGACGTTCCCGCCGCCGAGGCCGAGCAGAAGGCGCTGGAGGCGGAGCTTCACGCGGCGCTGTCGGAGATCCCCAACACGCCGCTCGCTGACGTCCCGGACGGGCCGGACGAAAGCGGCAATGTCGAGCTTCATCGCTTCGGCGAACCCCGTGAAATCCACGATCCACGAGCGCATTACGATCTCGGCGAGGCGCTCGGCCTGATCGACTTCGAGGCCGCGAGCCGCATGTCCGGCGCGCGCTTCGCGGTGCTGAAGGGCGGCGTCGCGCGGCTCGAACGCGCGCTGCAGAGCTTTATGCTCGACCTGCACACGACAGAGCATGGCTACACCGAAGTCGCGCCGCCGCTGCTGGTGCGCGACGAGGCGATGTTCGGCACCGCGCAGCTGCCGAAGTTCCGGGAGGATCAGTTTCGGGCGGGCGAAGAGTTCTGGCTCATCCCCACGGCGGAGGTCTCGCTTACCAACCTCGTGCGCGATCAGATCACGCCGGAAGAGGAACTCCCCCTCCGCGTGACCGCCGGCACGCCCTGTTTCCGCGCCGAGGCCGGGGCGGCGGGGCGCGACACGCGCGGGCTGATCCGGCAGCACCAGTTCACAAAGGTCGAGCTCGTCTCGATCACCACGCCGGAAAAGAGCCTCGAGGAACACGAGCGCATGCTTAGCTGCGCCGAGGAGGTCCTGAAGCGGCTGGAGCTTCCGTTCCGCACCATCACGCTCTGCACCGGCGACATGGGCTTTGCGTCGCAGAAGACCTACGACATCGAGGTCTGGCTGCCGGCGCAGAACGCCTATCGCGAGATCTCGTCCTGCTCCGTCTGCGGCGACTTTCAGGCGCGGCGCATGAACGCGCGCTACCGGCCGGCGGGGGATAAGGGCCCGCGCTTCGTCCACACGCTGAACGGCTCCGGCGTCGCGGTCGGCCGGGCGCTCGTCGCGGTGCTGGAGAACTACCAGCAGCCGGACGGGTCGATCGCGGTGCCGGCGGCGCTGAAGCCCTATATGGGCGGGCTGGAGACGATCGAGCGGGTTTGA
- the surE gene encoding 5'/3'-nucleotidase SurE gives MRLLLTNDDGINAPGLAALEEIAREISDDVWIVAPEADQSGASHSISISDPLRLRELGDKRFAVRGTPSDCVIMGVRHVLGEKRPDLVLSGVNRGQNVAEDVTYSGTIAGAIEGTILGVRSIALSQNLNREREDLDDPFAVARSFGADVVRRILKAGEFGRDRLVNVNFPGCLPGEVKGIEITHQGQRDQELLKIERRVDGRGNPYFWIIFGQAEYKAVEGADLAAIRSGRISVTPLKIDLTDEVLVDRLKAAFAD, from the coding sequence ATGAGACTGCTCCTCACCAATGACGACGGAATCAACGCCCCCGGCCTCGCGGCGCTGGAGGAGATCGCGCGCGAGATTTCCGACGACGTCTGGATCGTCGCGCCGGAAGCGGACCAGTCCGGCGCCTCGCATTCGATCTCGATCAGCGATCCGCTGCGCCTGCGCGAGCTGGGCGACAAGCGTTTCGCGGTGCGCGGCACGCCGAGCGACTGCGTCATCATGGGGGTGCGGCACGTGCTCGGCGAAAAGCGCCCCGACCTCGTGCTGTCGGGCGTCAACCGCGGCCAGAACGTCGCCGAGGACGTCACCTATTCGGGCACGATCGCCGGCGCGATCGAAGGCACCATCCTCGGCGTCCGCTCGATCGCGCTCAGCCAGAACCTGAACCGCGAGCGCGAGGACCTCGACGACCCGTTCGCGGTCGCGCGTTCCTTCGGCGCGGACGTGGTGCGCCGCATCCTGAAGGCGGGCGAATTCGGCCGCGACCGGCTGGTCAACGTCAATTTCCCGGGATGCCTGCCGGGCGAGGTCAAGGGGATCGAGATCACCCATCAGGGCCAGCGCGACCAGGAGCTGCTCAAGATCGAGCGCCGGGTCGACGGCCGCGGCAACCCGTATTTCTGGATCATCTTCGGCCAGGCCGAATACAAAGCGGTGGAGGGCGCCGACCTGGCAGCCATCCGCTCTGGCCGAATCTCCGTGACGCCGCTCAAGATCGACCTGACCGACGAGGTCCTGGTCGACCGGCTGAAGGCCGCGTTCGCGGACTGA
- a CDS encoding protein-L-isoaspartate(D-aspartate) O-methyltransferase, with protein MSDIGGDEAERTRRAELVLSLRSRGVRHLRTLAAIETIPRSLFAPSRLYDVAYADRALPIACGQTLESPSHLAKAIDSLNVGELDGVLEIGTGSGYATAIFATMSRRVVTIERWRSLSVAAKERIDRLGGAPNVTFVIADGAAGRAEQAPFERIFLSAAVETPPPVLINQLKPGGVMVLPIGTPAGQRLTRLTKARDGAVEETTIDEVRLQPLASGVAASL; from the coding sequence ATGAGCGATATCGGCGGCGACGAGGCGGAACGCACGAGGCGCGCCGAACTCGTGCTGTCGCTCAGGAGCCGCGGCGTCCGGCACCTGAGGACGCTCGCCGCGATCGAGACCATCCCGCGCTCGCTGTTCGCGCCCTCACGGCTCTACGACGTCGCCTATGCGGACCGCGCTTTGCCGATCGCCTGCGGCCAGACGCTCGAATCGCCCTCGCATCTCGCGAAGGCGATCGATTCGCTGAATGTCGGCGAGCTCGACGGGGTGCTGGAGATCGGCACGGGTTCCGGCTACGCGACCGCGATTTTCGCCACGATGTCGCGACGGGTCGTCACGATCGAGCGATGGCGGTCGCTCAGCGTCGCGGCGAAGGAGCGGATCGACAGGCTCGGCGGCGCGCCGAACGTCACCTTCGTGATCGCGGACGGCGCGGCGGGCAGGGCGGAGCAGGCGCCGTTCGAGCGCATCTTCCTGTCGGCGGCCGTCGAGACGCCGCCGCCCGTGCTGATCAACCAGCTGAAACCCGGCGGCGTGATGGTGCTGCCGATCGGGACGCCTGCGGGCCAGCGGCTGACGCGGCTCACCAAGGCGCGCGACGGCGCGGTCGAGGAGACCACGATCGACGAGGTCCGCCTGCAGCCGCTCGCGAGCGGGGTCGCGGCCTCGCTGTAA
- a CDS encoding peptidoglycan DD-metalloendopeptidase family protein, whose amino-acid sequence MVRVAAVALASGSVAACSSDSTRFGEDPFSNPFSSASASDPAPHRPRREVQPEGDIPTGAVRAAPASRVERSPLGAPSSAQSRPMYGYGSNSGGEAHRSSRYEPQATGSVRTPRPAQVASADPNWSSSGGTMVTLGRGETVQTISTRYGVPANAIMRANGLSSADAVGEGRQILIPVYSASPSGYRVATAEPRAIESRPVEVRANEVPRYEPRPFGVRADVAAPRAEIAAPRVAVVAPRVAVAQPVAPRAEVAAHVPAAPGKPKMQFISGPQPRGAEFKSAEVRAPEVRAPEVRAQIKAPEARAQINAPEVKAPEVKAKVAAAPLKPAQSEQAFAAAPVKAQLPSNDDNVKTAALKVDPAPAAEPTGPSFRWPARGRVISAYGSKSSGSKNDGVNIAVPEGTEVKASDDGVVAYSGSELKGFGNLVLIRHSNGWVTAYAHNSALNVKRGETVRRGQIIAKSGSTGSVTSPQLHFEVRKGAQTVDPIKHLPDA is encoded by the coding sequence ATGGTTCGTGTCGCCGCGGTCGCCCTGGCTTCGGGCTCGGTCGCGGCCTGCAGCTCGGACTCCACGCGCTTCGGCGAGGATCCGTTCTCAAACCCCTTCAGCTCCGCATCCGCGTCCGACCCCGCGCCGCATCGTCCGCGCAGAGAGGTCCAGCCGGAAGGCGACATCCCGACCGGCGCGGTGCGGGCGGCTCCGGCCTCCCGCGTCGAGCGGTCGCCGCTCGGCGCTCCGAGCTCAGCCCAGTCGCGTCCGATGTACGGCTACGGCTCCAACTCGGGCGGCGAGGCCCATCGCTCCTCGCGCTACGAGCCGCAGGCCACCGGGTCCGTCAGGACGCCCCGACCGGCGCAGGTCGCTTCGGCCGATCCCAACTGGTCGTCCTCGGGCGGCACGATGGTGACGCTCGGCCGCGGCGAGACCGTCCAGACGATTTCGACGCGCTACGGCGTGCCGGCGAACGCGATCATGAGGGCCAACGGCCTTTCGAGCGCCGACGCCGTCGGCGAGGGCCGCCAGATCCTGATCCCGGTCTATTCGGCCTCGCCCAGCGGCTATCGCGTCGCGACCGCCGAGCCCAGGGCGATCGAGTCCAGGCCCGTCGAGGTCCGCGCCAACGAGGTTCCCCGCTACGAGCCGAGGCCGTTCGGCGTTCGCGCGGACGTCGCGGCCCCCCGCGCCGAGATCGCGGCGCCTCGCGTCGCGGTCGTGGCCCCCCGCGTCGCCGTGGCGCAGCCGGTGGCGCCCCGCGCCGAAGTTGCGGCCCATGTTCCGGCCGCGCCGGGCAAGCCCAAGATGCAGTTCATCTCGGGCCCGCAGCCGCGCGGCGCCGAGTTCAAGTCGGCGGAAGTGCGGGCTCCCGAGGTCCGCGCTCCGGAAGTCCGCGCCCAGATCAAGGCCCCGGAAGCGCGGGCCCAGATCAATGCGCCGGAAGTGAAGGCGCCCGAGGTCAAGGCCAAGGTCGCGGCGGCTCCGCTGAAGCCCGCGCAGAGCGAGCAGGCTTTCGCCGCGGCGCCCGTCAAGGCGCAGCTGCCGTCGAACGACGACAATGTGAAGACCGCCGCGCTGAAGGTCGATCCGGCGCCGGCCGCCGAGCCGACCGGACCGTCCTTCCGCTGGCCGGCCCGCGGCCGCGTCATCTCGGCCTACGGCTCGAAGTCGAGCGGCTCGAAGAACGACGGCGTGAACATCGCGGTGCCGGAGGGCACCGAGGTGAAGGCCTCCGACGACGGCGTCGTGGCCTATTCCGGCAGCGAGCTGAAGGGTTTCGGCAACCTCGTGCTGATCCGCCACTCGAACGGCTGGGTCACGGCCTACGCGCACAACAGCGCGCTCAACGTGAAGCGCGGCGAGACGGTGCGCCGCGGCCAGATCATCGCGAAGTCGGGCTCGACCGGCAGCGTGACCTCGCCGCAGCTGCACTTCGAGGTGCGCAAGGGCGCCCAGACGGTCGACCCGATCAAGCACCTGCCGGACGCCTGA
- a CDS encoding ATP-binding protein — MSDPFYSMPASDTRDALLARIADALERLAPPRMQGPDFEAADAFVWSAAERRLVPVAKVSRVDMGLLKGIDRSRDTLLDNTLRFARGKPANNALLWGARGMGKSSLVKAAHAAVVQTLEKENAPKLKLVEIHREDIETLPALMSLLRAAPFPFLLFCDDLSFDLEDTSYKSLKAVLEGGIEGRPDNVLFYATSNRRHLLAREMIENERSTAINPGEAVEEKVSLSDRFGLWLGFHRCSQDEYLAMATGYAEHFGLNVEPDELRREALEWATTRGSRSGRVAWQFIQDLAGRAGA, encoded by the coding sequence ATGTCAGATCCGTTCTACTCCATGCCAGCATCCGACACGCGCGACGCGCTGCTCGCGCGCATCGCGGACGCGCTGGAGCGATTGGCGCCGCCGCGTATGCAGGGACCGGACTTCGAGGCCGCCGACGCGTTCGTCTGGAGCGCGGCCGAGCGCAGGCTCGTGCCCGTCGCCAAGGTCAGCAGGGTCGACATGGGCCTATTGAAGGGAATCGACCGCTCGCGCGACACGCTGCTCGACAACACGCTTCGCTTCGCGCGCGGAAAGCCCGCCAACAACGCGCTCCTCTGGGGCGCGCGCGGCATGGGCAAGAGCTCGCTGGTCAAGGCCGCGCACGCAGCCGTTGTCCAGACGCTCGAAAAGGAGAACGCGCCGAAGCTGAAGCTGGTCGAGATCCACCGCGAGGACATCGAGACGCTGCCCGCGCTGATGAGCCTGCTGCGCGCCGCGCCCTTCCCGTTCCTGCTGTTCTGCGACGACCTCTCCTTCGACCTCGAGGACACCTCCTACAAGTCGTTGAAGGCGGTGCTGGAAGGCGGCATCGAGGGCCGGCCCGACAACGTCCTGTTCTACGCGACGTCGAACCGCCGCCACCTGCTCGCCCGCGAGATGATCGAGAACGAGCGCTCGACCGCGATCAATCCGGGCGAGGCGGTCGAGGAGAAGGTCTCGCTGTCCGACCGCTTCGGCCTCTGGCTCGGCTTCCACCGCTGCAGCCAGGACGAATATCTGGCGATGGCGACCGGCTACGCCGAGCACTTCGGGCTGAACGTCGAGCCGGACGAGTTGCGGCGCGAGGCGCTCGAATGGGCGACGACGCGCGGATCACGCTCGGGGCGCGTCGCGTGGCAGTTCATCCAGGATCTGGCGGGACGGGCGGGCGCTTGA